The following are from one region of the Advenella mimigardefordensis DPN7 genome:
- a CDS encoding EamA family transporter, whose product MTYLILSILCSVAVSVLLKVARRQGIDIRQAIAFNYVMACGLTWFLLAPSLTPTAGHPLPWLLFAILGIILPVLFMIMSRGVEYAGIVRADAAQRLSLFLTVLASFVLFGEALSVNRGLSLALAFAALFCLLWKPADVAAGASVRQGALYLFLIWLGYGVVDMLFKQIAKTGTAFSIGLFVSFVLAGVIMFAYLLIRRTQWNARSILGGLLLGLLNFCNILFYIRAHQTFHENPTLVFTVMNIGVISLGTIVGAILFREKISRINLLGIALAIVAVLTLYYWTVISG is encoded by the coding sequence ATGACCTACCTCATTCTCAGTATTCTTTGCAGTGTTGCCGTCTCGGTGCTGCTCAAGGTCGCTCGCCGTCAGGGTATTGATATCCGCCAGGCCATCGCTTTCAATTACGTCATGGCCTGCGGCCTTACCTGGTTCCTGCTTGCCCCCTCGCTGACCCCCACAGCCGGCCACCCATTGCCATGGCTGCTGTTCGCCATACTGGGCATTATTTTGCCGGTACTGTTTATGATCATGTCACGTGGCGTGGAATATGCCGGTATTGTCCGGGCTGATGCCGCACAGCGGTTGTCCCTGTTTCTGACCGTGCTGGCTTCGTTCGTCCTGTTTGGCGAAGCCCTCTCGGTCAATCGCGGCCTGAGCCTGGCGCTGGCGTTTGCCGCTCTGTTCTGCCTGTTATGGAAACCGGCAGATGTCGCCGCTGGCGCCAGCGTGCGTCAAGGTGCGCTATACCTGTTTCTGATCTGGCTGGGTTACGGTGTGGTGGATATGCTGTTCAAACAGATCGCCAAAACCGGCACGGCCTTTTCCATCGGATTGTTCGTGTCATTTGTGCTTGCCGGCGTCATTATGTTTGCTTATCTGCTGATACGCCGCACTCAATGGAACGCTCGCAGCATCCTGGGCGGGCTCCTGCTGGGTCTGCTCAATTTCTGCAACATTCTTTTTTATATCCGTGCTCACCAGACCTTCCATGAAAATCCAACACTGGTGTTCACGGTCATGAATATCGGCGTGATCAGCCTGGGCACCATCGTGGGCGCCATTCTGTTTCGCGAGAAAATCAGCCGTATCAATCTGCTGGGTATTGCACTTGCAATTGTCGCGGTACTTACGCTGTACTACTGGACAGTCATCAGCGGTTGA
- the bioB gene encoding biotin synthase BioB, which yields MDTLSLHPDHEPAATWTVRSILDLYQLPFMDLLFRAQQVHREHHEANAVQLSSLLSIKTGGCPEDCSYCPQSSRYDTSVEREKLMPLDEVVQAATQAKAAGAQRFCMGAAWRNPKPHQVDAVADMIRAVKALGLETCVTLGMLRDGQAEQLKQAGLDYYNHNLDTSPEFYGQIITTRTYQDRLDTLERVRDAGIHVCCGGIVGLGESRRERAGLIAQLANMNPYPESVPINNLVKVQGTPLADNEEIDPFEFVRTIAVARITMPRTFVRLSAGREAMPDSLQALCFMAGANSMFYGEKLLTTGNPQLQADQALFQRLDLKPVGQYQQDEQTATTANAAAGSCACTSHAVATS from the coding sequence ATGGATACCCTTTCATTGCACCCAGACCATGAACCCGCAGCCACCTGGACAGTCAGGTCCATTCTGGATCTATACCAATTACCCTTCATGGATCTGCTGTTCCGCGCCCAGCAGGTGCATCGCGAACATCACGAAGCCAATGCCGTGCAACTGTCCAGCCTGCTCTCGATCAAGACAGGCGGTTGCCCCGAGGACTGTTCCTATTGCCCGCAGTCTTCCCGCTACGATACCTCTGTAGAGCGTGAAAAACTCATGCCGCTGGACGAGGTGGTGCAGGCGGCAACGCAGGCGAAAGCCGCGGGTGCGCAGCGCTTCTGCATGGGAGCCGCCTGGCGCAATCCCAAACCACATCAGGTGGATGCCGTTGCCGACATGATCCGGGCCGTCAAGGCGCTGGGGCTTGAAACCTGTGTCACACTGGGTATGCTGCGTGATGGCCAGGCTGAGCAACTGAAGCAGGCCGGGCTGGACTATTACAACCACAATCTGGATACCTCGCCCGAATTTTACGGACAAATCATTACTACCCGTACCTATCAGGATCGCCTTGATACACTGGAGCGTGTGCGTGATGCCGGCATTCACGTATGTTGCGGCGGCATTGTCGGTCTGGGTGAATCGCGTCGCGAACGCGCCGGGCTGATCGCCCAGCTGGCCAATATGAACCCTTATCCGGAATCTGTCCCGATCAACAATCTGGTCAAAGTACAGGGCACCCCTCTGGCCGACAATGAAGAGATCGACCCGTTCGAGTTCGTGCGTACCATTGCGGTAGCGCGCATTACCATGCCCCGGACATTCGTACGCCTGTCCGCCGGGCGCGAAGCCATGCCGGACAGCCTGCAGGCACTGTGCTTTATGGCCGGCGCCAATTCCATGTTCTACGGTGAAAAACTGCTCACTACCGGCAATCCGCAACTGCAGGCCGACCAGGCATTGTTTCAGCGTCTTGACCTTAAACCGGTAGGCCAGTATCAGCAAGATGAGCAAACAGCCACCACCGCTAACGCTGCTGCCGGTTCATGCGCCTGCACCAGCCACGCTGTGGCGACATCCTGA
- a CDS encoding FAD-binding oxidoreductase has protein sequence MQEFLEKLQAALGPDVVQTEAADIEPWLSDWRGVYKGQAQAVVRPVSTEQVAQCMRLCSQYKVPVVTRGGNTGLCGAATPDARPDNIILSLDRMNQIRSIDTIANTLVADAGCILGNLRRAAQEQDRLLPLSLAAEDSSQIGGNVATNAGGVNVVRYGMARELVLGIEAVLPDGEIFNGLQTLRKDNTGYDLKQLLIGSEGTLGVITGVALRLHAPTHVRSVVLAAVESEQQALELFRLVFGACGPRLQAFEFFTDACLDLVLTHVEGVQLPFGDRHPAYVLIELADTANEEALTQLLEEVIGQALEQELCVDAAVSASLAQLQALWRLREEISEAQRADGPHLKHDISLPIEQIPAFVKTAEVQLRKVSPDCRLFIFGHFGDGNLHYNVSRPAGADKSWAAEWEIRIADAVFEEVMAYGGSISAEHGIGQLKRHAFLHHKDPLQLKLMRQIKQVFDPDGIMNPGKVL, from the coding sequence ATGCAGGAATTTCTTGAAAAATTGCAGGCTGCGCTGGGGCCGGATGTTGTGCAGACCGAGGCTGCCGATATCGAACCTTGGTTGAGCGACTGGCGCGGCGTCTATAAAGGCCAGGCGCAGGCGGTGGTGCGTCCGGTGTCTACCGAGCAGGTTGCGCAATGCATGCGGCTATGCAGTCAGTACAAAGTGCCGGTGGTGACGCGTGGCGGCAATACCGGGCTTTGCGGCGCAGCCACGCCCGATGCGCGTCCCGACAATATCATTCTGTCGCTGGATCGCATGAACCAGATCCGTTCCATCGATACCATCGCCAATACGCTGGTCGCCGATGCCGGCTGCATTCTGGGAAATTTGCGCCGCGCAGCGCAGGAGCAGGATCGCCTGCTGCCGCTGAGCCTGGCGGCTGAAGATTCATCGCAGATTGGCGGCAACGTTGCCACCAATGCCGGCGGCGTCAATGTCGTTCGTTACGGCATGGCCCGTGAGCTCGTATTGGGGATCGAAGCCGTATTGCCTGATGGCGAAATATTCAATGGCCTGCAAACCCTGCGCAAGGATAATACCGGCTATGACCTGAAGCAGTTGCTTATCGGTTCCGAGGGTACGCTGGGCGTGATCACCGGCGTCGCGCTCAGGCTGCATGCCCCGACCCATGTTCGGAGTGTGGTGCTGGCTGCGGTTGAGTCCGAGCAGCAGGCGCTGGAACTGTTTCGCCTGGTGTTTGGCGCCTGCGGCCCACGCTTGCAGGCCTTTGAGTTTTTTACCGATGCCTGCCTGGATCTGGTATTAACCCACGTCGAAGGCGTGCAACTGCCATTTGGCGATCGTCACCCGGCTTATGTATTAATCGAACTGGCCGATACGGCCAATGAAGAGGCATTGACCCAGTTGCTGGAAGAAGTCATCGGCCAGGCGCTGGAGCAGGAACTGTGTGTGGATGCTGCGGTGTCAGCCTCGTTGGCGCAATTGCAGGCGCTGTGGCGTTTGCGTGAGGAAATTTCCGAGGCGCAGCGTGCCGACGGCCCGCATCTGAAGCACGATATTTCACTACCCATAGAGCAGATTCCGGCCTTTGTGAAAACGGCAGAAGTGCAGTTACGCAAGGTCAGTCCCGATTGCCGGTTGTTTATTTTCGGCCATTTTGGCGATGGGAACTTGCATTACAACGTGTCGCGTCCGGCCGGCGCCGATAAGAGCTGGGCTGCTGAATGGGAAATCCGGATCGCCGATGCGGTATTCGAAGAGGTCATGGCGTACGGCGGCAGCATTAGTGCAGAACACGGTATCGGACAACTGAAGCGCCATGCCTTTTTGCATCATAAAGACCCATTGCAATTGAAATTGATGCGGCAGATCAAGCAGGTGTTTGATCCCGATGGCATCATGAACCCCGGCAAAGTACTGTAA